A single genomic interval of Musa acuminata AAA Group cultivar baxijiao chromosome BXJ3-4, Cavendish_Baxijiao_AAA, whole genome shotgun sequence harbors:
- the LOC103996875 gene encoding ACT domain-containing protein ACR8-like — MEWTTCLNEYEKLVIKMDTPRVVIDNAVCATATLVKVDSASRKHGVLLEAIQVLTNLNLSVKKAYISSDGRWFMDVFHVTDQFGHKLTDDSVISYLEQSLATGNPEIGTSHVREGLTAMELMGTDRPGLLSEVFAVLADLRCGVVEATVWTHNGRIACLLFVKDDLSGSTVEDAHRIRRIESRLRQVLKSDHDVRGAKAVVATTSVTHPDRRLHQLMLADRYHGHTSPSSSVSVQNCVERRYSVVSVQCRDRPKLLFDVVCTLTEMEYVVFHGTVDTDGDLAHQEFYVRHSDGTPISSEAEKQRVIQSLKAAIERRTSEGTRLELYMEDRPGLLSDVTRTFRENGLLVTRAEVATKAGMASNVFYVSDAGGETADPKAIEAVRRRIGLERLMVKEEQRPRFQSKESADGDEAQSGVGIGLFYLGSLVKRNLYNLGLIKSCS; from the exons ATGGAGTGGACGACGTGCTTGAACGAGTACGAGAAGCTCGTCATCAAGATGGACACCCCAAG GGTCGTCATCGACAACGCCGTCTGCGCCACCGCGACTCTCGTCAAG GTGGATAGCGCGTCGAGAAAGCACGGCGTTCTTCTGGAAGCCATCCAGGTGCTCACCAACCTCAACCTCTCCGTCAAGAAGGCCTACATCTCCTCCGACGGCCGCTGGTTCATGGACGTCTTCCAcgtcaccgaccagtttggccacAAGCTCACCGACGACAGCGTCATCTCCTACCTCGAGCAG TCTTTGGCGACGGGGAACCCGGAAATCGGCACGTCGCATGTCCGCGAAGGGCTCACGGCCATGGAACTGATGGGGACCGACCGCCCAGGCCTGCTCTCCGAGGTCTTCGCCGTGCTCGCCGACCTCCGATGCGGCGTGGTGGAGGCCACGGTGTGGACGCACAACGGCCGCATCGCGTGCCTCCTCTTCGTCAAGGACGATCTCTCCGGCTCGACCGTCGAGGACGCCCACAGGATCCGCCGCATCGAGTCCCGCCTCCGCCAAGTCCTCAAGAGCGACCACGACGTCCGAGGAGCCAAGGCCGTGGTCGCCACCACGTCCGTCACCCACCCCGACCGCCGCCTCCACCAACTGATGCTCGCCGACCGCTACCACGGGCACACCTCTCCGTCATCCTCCGTCTCCGTCCAGAACTGCGTCGAGCGGCGCTACTCCGTCGTCAGCGTGCAGTGTCGTGACCGGCCGAAGCTTCTGTTCGACGTCGTGTGCACGCTGACGGAAATGGAGTACGTAGTGTTCCACGGCACCGTCGACACCGACGGAGATTTAGCTCATCAG GAGTTCTACGTAAGGCACAGCGATGGAACCCCCATCAGCTCGGAAGCAGAGAAGCAGCGAGTGATCCAAAGCTTGAAAGCAGCCATCGAGAGGAGAACATCCGAG GGCACAAGACTGGAGCTTTACATGGAGGACCGGCCGGGGCTCCTCTCCGACGTGACCCGGACGTTCCGAGAGAACGGGCTTCTGGTGACGAGAGCAGAGGTGGCGACGAAAGCCGGCATGGCGTCGAACGTGTTCTACGTGAGTGACGCCGGCGGGGAAACGGCGGACCCCAAGGCCATCGAAGCCGTCCGGCGGCGGATTGGCCTGGAGCGCCTCATGGTGAAGGAGGAGCAACGCCCAAGGTTCCAATCCAAGGAGTCAGCTGACGGTGACGAGGCACAGAGTGGCGTGGGCATCGGACTGTTCTACTTAGGTAGTTTAGTGAAGAGAAATCTGTACAATCTGGGGTTGATCAAGTCATGTTCTTAG